From one Pseudomonas sp. S35 genomic stretch:
- a CDS encoding aldo/keto reductase: MIYRTLGQSGLKVSALTLGTMMFGEQTNTEDSLRIIDKAWDQGINFIDTADVYTGGRSEELVGEAIARHRQDWVVASKVGFGPPDGVPNRSGLSRKRIFNALDASLTRLDTDYLDIYYLHREDHDTPLEVTVSAIGDLIRQGKIRYWGLSNYRGWRIAEVIRVAEHLGVDKPVISQPLYNIVNRQAEVEQITAAAAYGLGVVPYSPLARGVLSGKYAPDVTPEPGSRAARQDKRILETEWRVESLRIAQQIQQYTQGRGVGTVEFAIAWVLNNSAVSSAIVGPRTEAQWDAYTGALDVAIKAEDEAFIDSLVTPGHSSTPGFNDVSHFVSGRIVPQRMG, encoded by the coding sequence ATGATTTACCGCACACTGGGCCAGTCTGGGTTGAAGGTCAGCGCCTTGACCCTGGGCACCATGATGTTTGGCGAACAGACCAATACCGAGGACTCGCTGCGCATCATCGACAAGGCCTGGGACCAGGGCATCAACTTTATCGACACCGCCGACGTTTACACCGGTGGGCGCTCCGAAGAACTGGTCGGCGAAGCCATTGCACGGCATCGCCAGGACTGGGTGGTGGCGTCCAAAGTCGGTTTCGGCCCTCCGGACGGCGTGCCCAATCGCAGTGGCTTGAGCCGCAAGCGGATTTTTAATGCCCTCGACGCCAGCCTGACCCGGCTCGACACCGACTACCTCGACATCTACTACCTGCACCGTGAAGACCACGACACGCCGCTGGAAGTGACCGTTTCGGCGATCGGCGACCTGATTCGCCAGGGCAAGATCCGTTACTGGGGCCTGTCCAACTACCGCGGCTGGCGCATTGCCGAGGTGATCCGCGTGGCCGAGCACTTGGGCGTCGACAAGCCGGTCATCAGCCAGCCGCTGTACAACATCGTTAACCGCCAGGCCGAAGTGGAGCAGATCACCGCGGCGGCTGCGTATGGGCTGGGCGTGGTGCCATACAGCCCGCTGGCCCGCGGCGTGCTCAGTGGTAAGTACGCGCCGGATGTCACGCCAGAACCGGGCAGCCGCGCTGCGCGCCAGGATAAACGCATCCTGGAAACCGAATGGCGCGTGGAATCGCTGCGCATTGCCCAGCAGATCCAGCAATACACCCAGGGCCGTGGCGTGGGGACCGTGGAATTTGCCATCGCTTGGGTGCTGAACAACTCAGCGGTCAGTTCGGCGATTGTCGGGCCGCGTACCGAGGCGCAGTGGGATGCCTATACCGGCGCGCTGGACGTTGCGATCAAGGCTGAGGATGAAGCCTTTATCGATTCGTTGGTGACGCCGGGCCATTCGTCCACACCGGGTTTCAACGATGTGAGTCACTTTGTCTCTGGCCGCATCGTCCCCCAACGCATGGGCTGA
- the rarD gene encoding EamA family transporter RarD, whose translation MSKGVVLSVSASVLFAVMYYFTSLLTPLSGLEIFGWRMLLTVPCMTVFMVISGEWRRVWELLRVLAAKPRLVGGVVLSSALLGVQLWLFMWAPLNGRSLDVSVGYFLLPLTMVLTGRLVWGEQLSYLQKIAVFFAGLGVLNELFQAGGFSWATLVVIIGYPLYFIVRKHLKTDNLGGLWLDMALMLPVAWWFVQSGEQGFAVMDVHPKLYALIPMLGLISASALVSYIIASRLLAFSLFGLLSYVEPVLLLVVALLLGEGIKPGEWLTYIPIWIAVMVLVFEGFKHLVRQRRA comes from the coding sequence GTGTCTAAAGGTGTTGTGTTATCGGTCTCGGCCTCGGTGTTGTTTGCCGTGATGTATTACTTTACATCGTTGCTCACGCCGTTGAGCGGCCTGGAGATTTTCGGCTGGCGCATGTTGCTGACCGTGCCTTGCATGACCGTGTTCATGGTCATCAGCGGTGAATGGCGACGTGTGTGGGAATTGCTGCGGGTGCTGGCGGCCAAGCCTCGATTGGTGGGCGGCGTAGTGCTGTCCTCGGCGTTACTGGGTGTGCAGTTGTGGTTGTTCATGTGGGCGCCGTTGAATGGGCGGAGCCTGGATGTGTCGGTCGGCTACTTCCTGCTGCCACTGACCATGGTGCTGACCGGGCGGTTGGTGTGGGGCGAGCAACTGTCCTACCTGCAAAAGATCGCAGTGTTTTTTGCCGGCCTCGGGGTGCTCAACGAGTTGTTCCAGGCCGGTGGTTTTTCCTGGGCGACGCTGGTGGTGATCATCGGCTACCCGCTGTACTTTATCGTGCGCAAACACCTCAAGACCGACAATCTGGGCGGGCTATGGCTGGACATGGCGCTGATGCTGCCGGTGGCCTGGTGGTTTGTGCAGAGCGGCGAACAGGGCTTTGCCGTGATGGATGTGCACCCCAAGCTGTACGCCTTGATCCCCATGCTGGGCCTGATCAGTGCCTCGGCGCTGGTGAGCTACATTATCGCCAGCCGCTTGCTGGCGTTCAGCCTGTTCGGGCTGCTCAGTTACGTCGAGCCGGTGCTGTTACTGGTGGTGGCGTTGCTGTTGGGGGAAGGGATCAAGCCGGGAGAGTGGCTGACCTACATTCCTATCTGGATCGCGGTCATGGTGCTGGTGTTCGAAGGCTTCAAGCATTTGGTGCGTCAGCGTCGCGCCTGA
- the hppD gene encoding 4-hydroxyphenylpyruvate dioxygenase has product MADQYENPMGLMGFEFIEFASPTPGTLEPIFEIMGFIKVATHRSKNVHLYRQGEINLILNNEPNSIASYFAAEHGPSVCGMAFRVKDSQQAYTRALELGAQPIHIETGPMELNLPAIKGIGGAPLYLIDRFGEGSSIYDIDFVYLDGVERNPQGAGLKVIDHLTHNVYRGRMAYWANFYEKLFNFREARYFDIKGEYTGLTSKAMSAPDGMIRIPLNEESSKGAGQIEEFLMQFNGEGIQHVAFLTDDLVKTWDALKKIGMRFMTAPPDTYYEMLEGRLPNHGEPVDQLQARGILLDGSSIEGDKRLLLQIFSETLMGPVFFEFIQRKGDDGFGEGNFKALFESIERDQVRRGVLTTD; this is encoded by the coding sequence ATGGCCGACCAATACGAAAACCCAATGGGCCTGATGGGCTTTGAATTCATCGAATTCGCATCGCCAACCCCAGGCACCCTGGAGCCGATCTTCGAGATCATGGGCTTCATCAAAGTCGCGACGCACCGCTCCAAGAACGTGCACCTGTACCGCCAGGGCGAGATCAACCTGATCCTCAACAACGAGCCCAACAGCATCGCCTCGTATTTCGCGGCGGAGCACGGCCCGTCGGTGTGCGGCATGGCGTTCCGCGTCAAGGACTCGCAACAAGCCTACACCCGTGCACTGGAGCTGGGCGCGCAGCCGATCCATATCGAAACCGGCCCGATGGAGCTCAACCTGCCGGCGATCAAAGGCATCGGCGGCGCGCCGCTGTACCTGATCGACCGCTTCGGCGAAGGCAGTTCGATCTATGACATCGACTTCGTCTACCTCGACGGCGTGGAGCGCAACCCACAGGGCGCCGGCCTCAAGGTCATCGACCACCTGACCCACAACGTTTATCGCGGGCGCATGGCCTACTGGGCGAATTTCTACGAGAAGCTGTTCAACTTCCGCGAAGCCCGCTATTTCGATATCAAGGGCGAGTACACCGGCCTGACCTCCAAGGCCATGAGCGCCCCGGACGGCATGATCCGCATCCCGTTGAACGAAGAGTCGTCCAAGGGCGCCGGGCAGATCGAAGAGTTCTTGATGCAGTTCAACGGGGAGGGCATCCAGCACGTGGCGTTCCTTACCGACGACCTGGTCAAGACATGGGACGCCCTGAAGAAAATCGGCATGCGCTTCATGACCGCGCCGCCGGACACCTATTACGAAATGCTCGAAGGCCGCCTGCCGAACCACGGCGAGCCCGTCGACCAACTGCAAGCACGCGGGATCCTGTTGGATGGCTCATCCATCGAAGGCGACAAGCGCCTGCTGCTGCAGATCTTCTCGGAAACCCTGATGGGCCCGGTGTTCTTCGAATTCATCCAGCGCAAAGGTGACGATGGGTTTGGCGAGGGCAACTTCAAGGCGCTGTTCGAGTCCATCGAGCGTGACCAAGTGCGTCGCGGCGTGCTGACCACCGACTAA
- a CDS encoding EamA family transporter, translating into MSPTSDRLTYCKLAAVTMIWGGTFVAGRYLADQLHPLLAASLRFILASLALLLFMGMSRTALARPSLAQLAQLAVLGFFGIFFYNLCFFYGLHSINASRASLIVALNPAVIGLASWLVFKERLGRTQVLGIALCLGGAATVIVSRNPQLMQATPSSGLGDLLIAGCVLAWAIYSLFSRGLNASLGPLQTVTWSVLLGTVMLCVTTALSGHFTIGGIAGLSQPQLLSLLYLGVFGSALAYIGYYDGIRRIGPTRSGVFIALNPLTAVVCGALLLDEQLTTPMLVGGAVILLGIYLCNKTLARPKAMGI; encoded by the coding sequence ATGAGTCCCACCTCCGATCGCCTGACTTACTGCAAACTCGCCGCCGTCACCATGATCTGGGGCGGCACCTTCGTGGCTGGGCGCTACCTGGCGGACCAGCTCCATCCGCTGCTGGCCGCCAGCCTGCGCTTTATCCTGGCGAGCCTGGCGCTGTTGCTGTTCATGGGGATGTCGCGGACCGCGCTGGCACGCCCAAGCCTCGCGCAGTTGGCGCAACTGGCGGTACTGGGGTTCTTTGGGATTTTTTTCTACAACCTGTGCTTTTTTTATGGGTTGCACTCGATCAACGCGTCGCGGGCGTCTTTGATCGTGGCATTGAATCCGGCCGTGATTGGCCTGGCTTCCTGGCTGGTGTTCAAGGAACGCCTGGGCCGCACCCAGGTCTTGGGGATTGCGTTGTGCCTGGGTGGCGCGGCCACGGTGATTGTCAGCCGCAACCCCCAACTGATGCAGGCCACACCCTCCAGCGGGTTGGGTGACCTGTTGATTGCCGGCTGTGTGCTGGCGTGGGCCATTTATTCGTTGTTTTCCCGGGGGCTGAACGCAAGCCTGGGCCCGTTGCAGACGGTCACGTGGTCGGTGTTGCTGGGAACCGTGATGCTCTGCGTGACCACTGCGTTGTCAGGCCACTTCACGATTGGTGGCATTGCCGGCCTGAGTCAACCTCAGCTGCTGAGCCTGCTGTATCTGGGCGTGTTCGGCTCGGCGCTGGCCTATATCGGTTACTACGACGGCATCCGGCGCATAGGTCCTACGCGTTCGGGCGTGTTTATCGCGCTCAACCCGCTGACGGCGGTGGTTTGCGGGGCCTTGCTGTTGGATGAACAACTGACCACGCCCATGCTGGTGGGCGGGGCTGTGATTCTGCTGGGCATCTACCTGTGCAACAAAACCCTTGCGCGGCCCAAGGCAATGGGGATTTGA
- a CDS encoding LysR family transcriptional regulator gives MTLTQLEIFSLVAELQGFTSAANRLGISQSAVSHAIKALELELGVELFRRHQSLVEPSDIGLQLLSRARAMQGLAATLQQEAADARGMKRGTLRIGSFGPTASIRLLPPILTRFRAAHPGIEVHIDEGPDRQVLQWLDERRVDVGFVVLEQERFDTFSLFEDQMVALLPADHPLAARDSLTLHELCDDPFILTEAGSSELVSRLFAAAQLRPKVRYRCTQLLSTLEAVSRGDGLSIVAEASLPQRSDPRYVQRPLSPRMARQIGLAVLDRRQSSPATLAFIDVAQSLGNVSIIEQGHLSSIASLAGLPA, from the coding sequence ATGACGCTTACCCAGCTGGAAATATTCTCCCTGGTGGCTGAACTGCAAGGCTTCACCAGTGCGGCTAACCGGCTGGGCATCAGCCAGTCGGCGGTGTCCCATGCCATCAAGGCCTTGGAACTGGAACTGGGCGTGGAGCTGTTCCGGCGTCATCAAAGCCTGGTAGAGCCCAGTGATATCGGCCTGCAGTTACTCAGCCGCGCGCGCGCCATGCAGGGCCTGGCCGCGACTTTGCAACAGGAAGCCGCGGATGCCCGTGGCATGAAGCGTGGCACGTTGCGTATTGGCTCCTTCGGACCGACTGCGTCGATTCGCCTGCTACCTCCCATCCTTACCCGGTTTCGCGCCGCGCATCCGGGGATCGAGGTTCACATCGACGAAGGTCCAGACCGGCAAGTATTGCAATGGCTGGATGAGCGGCGTGTCGACGTGGGTTTTGTGGTGCTGGAGCAGGAGCGTTTCGACACCTTCAGCTTGTTCGAGGACCAGATGGTCGCGCTGCTGCCCGCCGACCACCCCTTGGCCGCCCGCGACAGCCTGACCTTGCATGAGCTGTGTGACGACCCCTTCATTCTCACCGAAGCCGGCTCTTCGGAACTGGTGTCTCGTTTGTTTGCCGCCGCTCAATTACGGCCGAAGGTGCGTTATCGCTGCACTCAGCTGCTGAGCACCTTGGAAGCGGTCAGCCGCGGGGATGGGCTGAGCATCGTGGCCGAGGCTTCGTTGCCGCAACGGAGCGACCCGCGCTATGTGCAGCGGCCGCTATCTCCTCGCATGGCGCGCCAGATCGGCTTGGCCGTGTTGGACCGCCGCCAGTCTTCGCCGGCCACCCTGGCATTTATCGACGTGGCGCAGAGCCTGGGCAACGTGAGCATAATTGAACAGGGCCATCTATCATCGATAGCATCCTTGGCCGGCCTCCCGGCATAA
- a CDS encoding EAL domain-containing protein, whose amino-acid sequence MPLTVKGPRKRLARYSISVLCGLLPILLGVVILHWQAERTLEQSTAQTAQEAIRQFDLMLDNTALAAQALLPLAGNPCDSGAQLALREQVTRRPFVRATTLSWQKNIYCSSLFGDSYASPVNPQDYVDGKLWLMNGNPVTPDTALLVYRLVEGDKAAFASIDGYHLTNALRLISRYAQLILQVGPNWLAADGKVHNTAVPAFAVAHHHLASARYHYSVDAGMPAGEVWRYMKARYPALFSLVVFFGVLAGLLAYWLQKRSSAPTHELQRALGANEFIPYFQPVVRGDTREWAGCEVLMRWRHPKEGLVRPDLFIPLAEHCGLIVPMTRALLRQTAAQLAPHAARFSPGFHIGVNITARHCQDMALVEDCREFLAAFVPGQVTLVLELTERELIEPTDITRQLFDALHQLGVMIAIDDFGTGHSSLGYLRNFNVDYLKIDQSFVAMIGADALSRHILDSIIQLSGKLDLGIVAEGVETAQQCEYLAAHGVDFLQGYLFGRPLPCDEFIKSLASH is encoded by the coding sequence ATGCCACTCACCGTCAAAGGTCCTCGAAAGCGCCTCGCCCGCTACTCCATCAGCGTGCTGTGTGGCCTGCTGCCGATTCTGCTCGGCGTGGTTATCCTGCATTGGCAAGCCGAACGCACCCTTGAACAAAGCACCGCTCAGACCGCCCAGGAAGCGATTCGTCAATTCGACTTGATGCTCGATAATACCGCCCTTGCCGCTCAGGCCTTGCTGCCCCTGGCCGGGAATCCGTGCGACAGCGGGGCACAACTGGCCCTGCGTGAGCAGGTCACGCGCCGGCCGTTTGTGCGTGCCACCACCCTGTCCTGGCAGAAGAACATTTATTGCAGCTCGCTGTTCGGCGACAGCTACGCATCGCCGGTCAACCCGCAGGACTATGTCGATGGCAAGCTATGGCTGATGAATGGCAACCCGGTGACGCCAGATACCGCATTGTTGGTTTACCGGCTGGTTGAGGGGGACAAAGCCGCTTTTGCCTCGATTGATGGTTACCACCTGACCAACGCTCTGCGCCTGATCAGTCGTTACGCGCAACTGATCTTGCAGGTCGGGCCCAATTGGCTGGCCGCTGATGGCAAGGTACATAACACCGCAGTGCCGGCGTTTGCGGTGGCCCATCATCACCTGGCATCCGCGCGCTATCACTACAGCGTGGATGCAGGCATGCCCGCCGGTGAAGTGTGGCGATACATGAAGGCTCGCTACCCGGCGTTGTTCAGCCTCGTGGTGTTCTTTGGCGTGCTGGCTGGCCTGCTCGCGTACTGGCTGCAAAAGCGCTCTTCGGCACCCACCCACGAATTGCAACGCGCGCTGGGGGCCAATGAGTTCATCCCGTACTTTCAGCCGGTCGTACGTGGCGACACCCGCGAATGGGCGGGTTGCGAGGTGCTGATGCGCTGGCGTCATCCCAAAGAAGGCTTGGTGCGGCCAGACCTGTTTATCCCACTGGCCGAACATTGCGGCCTGATCGTACCGATGACCCGCGCCCTGCTGCGCCAGACCGCAGCGCAACTGGCGCCCCACGCGGCGCGTTTCAGCCCGGGCTTCCACATCGGTGTGAATATCACCGCACGTCACTGTCAGGACATGGCACTGGTAGAGGACTGCCGTGAATTTCTCGCAGCCTTTGTGCCGGGCCAAGTGACGCTGGTGCTGGAGCTGACCGAGCGCGAACTGATCGAGCCCACCGACATCACCCGCCAATTGTTCGATGCCTTGCATCAACTGGGCGTGATGATCGCCATTGACGACTTTGGTACCGGCCATTCCAGCTTGGGTTACTTACGCAACTTCAATGTGGACTACTTGAAAATCGACCAGAGTTTCGTCGCGATGATCGGTGCCGACGCACTCTCAAGGCATATTCTCGATAGCATCATCCAATTGTCCGGCAAACTGGACCTGGGCATCGTTGCCGAGGGCGTGGAAACAGCCCAGCAGTGCGAGTACCTGGCGGCGCACGGTGTGGATTTCCTGCAGGGCTACCTGTTTGGACGGCCTTTACCCTGCGATGAATTCATTAAATCCCTGGCCAGCCATTGA
- a CDS encoding histone-like nucleoid-structuring protein, MvaT/MvaU family encodes MSRLAEFRAAEKALQEQLAQLESLKNDAGLKKEIEFEEKLQGLMKTYGKGLRDIILILDPNPGKAGAGAASAPKQRRARVVKVYHNPHTGELIETKGGNHRGLKAWKEQYGAATVDSWLRG; translated from the coding sequence TTGTCCAGACTCGCCGAATTTCGCGCAGCAGAAAAAGCCCTTCAAGAGCAGCTAGCGCAGCTGGAATCCTTGAAGAACGATGCTGGCCTGAAGAAAGAAATCGAATTCGAAGAAAAGCTCCAGGGGCTGATGAAAACCTACGGCAAAGGCCTGCGTGACATCATCCTGATCCTTGATCCAAACCCGGGCAAGGCCGGCGCAGGAGCCGCTAGCGCACCAAAACAGCGCCGCGCACGCGTGGTCAAGGTCTATCACAACCCGCACACGGGCGAGCTGATCGAAACCAAAGGCGGCAACCACCGCGGCCTGAAGGCCTGGAAAGAACAGTACGGCGCCGCCACTGTAGACTCCTGGCTTCGCGGTTGA
- a CDS encoding DUF4946 domain-containing protein — protein sequence MIDVRNRLLSAACLLLASPFVLAADPEIHWPSGWQVEEVVPDGEAPAKPQTVSRQRAIKNDENGNTLMVIELTGTPIEAGHKVNLEGVLLEMRKSIQKDFAQGGYQSVCTKMHAATLSRLQALETTCVITENGRHVLSQTLVGAVDTDKAYVFSYAGQAQAYDASKDEVSSVRDSLKL from the coding sequence ATGATCGACGTTCGTAACCGGCTATTAAGTGCTGCGTGTTTGTTGTTGGCCAGCCCCTTCGTGCTGGCGGCCGACCCTGAAATTCATTGGCCCAGCGGCTGGCAAGTCGAGGAAGTGGTGCCCGACGGTGAGGCACCGGCCAAACCGCAGACGGTGTCTCGGCAACGTGCGATCAAGAATGATGAAAATGGCAACACGTTGATGGTCATCGAGTTGACCGGTACGCCGATCGAAGCCGGGCATAAAGTTAATCTGGAGGGCGTTTTGCTGGAAATGCGCAAGTCCATCCAGAAGGACTTTGCCCAAGGCGGTTATCAAAGTGTGTGTACGAAAATGCACGCAGCGACATTGAGCCGTCTTCAAGCGCTGGAAACTACTTGCGTGATTACCGAGAACGGCCGACACGTGCTGTCGCAAACATTGGTGGGGGCTGTTGATACCGATAAGGCGTATGTTTTTTCATACGCAGGTCAGGCCCAAGCGTACGACGCAAGCAAGGATGAAGTCAGTTCGGTGCGTGACAGCCTGAAACTTTAA
- the gloA gene encoding lactoylglutathione lyase — MSLHELNTFPGVTAQPDTATTNFVFNHTMLRVKDITKSLDFYTRVLGFSLVEKRDFPEAEFSLYFLALVDKSQIPADAAARTQWMKSIPGILELTHNHGTENDADFAYHNGNTDPRGFGHICIAVPDIVAACERFEALGCDFQKRLTDGRMKSLAFIKDPDAYWVEIIQPTPL, encoded by the coding sequence ATGAGCCTGCACGAACTGAACACCTTCCCGGGCGTCACTGCCCAACCTGATACCGCCACCACGAACTTCGTGTTCAACCACACCATGCTGCGGGTCAAGGACATCACCAAGTCGCTGGATTTTTACACCCGCGTCCTGGGTTTCTCCCTGGTTGAAAAGCGCGACTTCCCGGAAGCCGAATTCAGCCTTTACTTCCTGGCCCTGGTGGACAAGTCCCAGATCCCGGCCGACGCCGCTGCACGCACCCAGTGGATGAAGTCGATCCCCGGCATCCTGGAACTGACTCACAACCACGGCACCGAAAACGACGCCGACTTCGCGTACCACAACGGCAATACCGACCCGCGTGGCTTTGGCCATATCTGCATCGCGGTGCCGGATATCGTCGCCGCGTGCGAACGCTTTGAAGCGCTGGGCTGTGATTTCCAAAAGCGCCTGACCGACGGCCGCATGAAAAGCCTGGCCTTCATCAAGGACCCGGATGCGTACTGGGTTGAAATTATCCAGCCAACCCCGCTGTAA
- the ahpF gene encoding alkyl hydroperoxide reductase subunit F, with amino-acid sequence MLDANLKAQLKSYLERVTQPIEIVASLDDGAKSQEMLALLQDVTSLTTLITLKTDGNDARKPSFSINRPGADISLRFAGIPMGHEFTSLVLALLQVGGHPSKASVEVIEQIRALKGEFSFETYFSLSCQNCPDVVQALNLMAVLNPNVRHVAIDGALFQAEVDERQIMAVPSVYLNGVNFGQGRMGLEEILAKLDTSGIEKAAEKISAKQAFDVLVVGGGPAGSAAAIYAARKGIRTGVAAERFGGQVLDTMSIENFISVQETEGPKLASALEAHVRQYDVDIMNLQRASSLIPAKNAGDLHEIRFESGATLKSKTVILATGARWREMGVPGEQEYKAKGVCFCPHCDGPLFKGKRVAVIGGGNSGVEAAIDLAGIVSHVTLLEFDSKLRADAVLQRKLYSLPNVDVITSALTSEVKGDGQKVTGLAYKDRDSGEFKTVDLEGIFVQIGLLPNTDWLKGTVELTPRGEIIVDARGETSLPGVFAAGDVTTVPYKQIVIAVGEGAKASLSAFDHLIRTSAPA; translated from the coding sequence ATGTTGGACGCCAATCTTAAAGCTCAGTTGAAGTCATACCTGGAACGGGTCACCCAGCCGATCGAGATCGTCGCCTCCCTCGACGACGGCGCGAAATCCCAGGAAATGCTTGCTCTTTTGCAGGACGTAACCAGCCTCACCACGCTGATTACCCTCAAAACCGATGGCAATGATGCGCGCAAGCCGTCGTTCTCCATCAACCGCCCGGGTGCCGATATCAGCCTGCGTTTCGCCGGCATCCCTATGGGCCATGAATTCACTTCGCTGGTGCTCGCGCTGCTGCAAGTCGGCGGCCACCCGTCGAAGGCCAGTGTCGAAGTGATTGAACAGATTCGCGCCCTCAAAGGCGAGTTCAGCTTCGAGACGTACTTCTCGCTGTCATGCCAGAACTGCCCGGACGTGGTCCAGGCGCTGAACCTGATGGCCGTGCTCAACCCGAACGTCCGTCACGTCGCCATCGACGGCGCACTGTTCCAGGCTGAAGTCGATGAGCGCCAGATCATGGCGGTGCCGAGCGTCTATTTGAATGGCGTGAACTTCGGCCAGGGCCGCATGGGCCTGGAAGAAATCCTCGCCAAGCTGGACACCAGCGGCATCGAAAAAGCTGCCGAGAAAATCAGCGCCAAACAGGCCTTTGATGTACTCGTCGTCGGCGGTGGCCCTGCCGGTTCCGCGGCCGCCATCTACGCAGCGCGCAAAGGCATTCGTACGGGTGTTGCCGCAGAGCGCTTTGGTGGCCAGGTGCTGGACACCATGTCCATCGAGAACTTTATCTCGGTGCAGGAAACCGAAGGGCCGAAGCTGGCCAGCGCGCTTGAGGCCCATGTGCGTCAGTACGACGTGGACATCATGAATCTGCAGCGCGCAAGCAGCCTGATCCCCGCAAAAAATGCCGGCGACTTGCACGAGATCCGTTTTGAAAGCGGCGCAACGCTCAAGTCCAAGACTGTGATTCTGGCCACCGGTGCGCGCTGGCGCGAAATGGGTGTGCCGGGCGAGCAGGAATACAAGGCCAAGGGCGTGTGTTTTTGCCCGCACTGCGACGGCCCGCTGTTCAAAGGCAAGCGTGTGGCGGTGATCGGCGGCGGTAACTCCGGTGTTGAAGCGGCCATCGACCTGGCGGGTATCGTCAGCCACGTCACCTTGCTGGAGTTCGACAGCAAGCTGCGCGCCGATGCGGTGCTGCAACGCAAGCTGTACAGCCTGCCGAACGTTGACGTAATCACCAGCGCGCTGACCAGTGAAGTCAAAGGTGATGGCCAGAAAGTCACCGGTCTGGCGTACAAGGATCGCGACAGTGGCGAGTTCAAGACCGTCGATCTGGAAGGTATCTTTGTGCAGATCGGCTTGCTGCCTAATACCGATTGGCTCAAGGGCACGGTAGAGTTGACACCGCGTGGCGAAATCATTGTCGATGCCCGTGGCGAGACTTCACTGCCTGGCGTGTTTGCCGCCGGTGACGTGACGACCGTGCCGTACAAGCAGATCGTGATTGCGGTAGGCGAGGGCGCCAAAGCTTCCCTGAGCGCGTTTGATCACTTGATCCGGACCTCTGCTCCAGCGTAA